The following coding sequences are from one Pyxidicoccus xibeiensis window:
- a CDS encoding monooxygenase, translating to MPRPLLVRALFGALLAILTACSEGDPKPPPTEPVPPATWHKDVAPLMQQKCGGCHTEGGIGPFALQTYADAQTHRAAIKESIQSGTMPPWPPSADCNTYQHDRSLTADQVALITRWVDEGAAEGNPADAVAAPPPTGGLARVDLRLEMQDPYLARRSPDDYRCFLIDWPETRTRYVTGFRVDPGNRATVHHVIAYHAKPDLVPLYQQLDDQEPGPGYTCFGGPGGDLTRASWIGAWVPGTQGLTFPAGSGIRVDPGSKVILQVHYNDHGARAVADKSSVALMLEDSVQKVAILQPWANPDWLNSPATMRIPAGAADATHTWSQELTPFVSSITSGTFVNNVPLTIHTAALHMHTRGTRARAEIVRQSGTRECLLDIPRWDFHWQGGYSLQKPVQLWNGDRLNVECHWDNSAPGATDRQWGEGTDDEMCLGAFYLTQ from the coding sequence ATGCCCCGCCCCCTTCTCGTCCGCGCGCTCTTTGGCGCGCTCCTCGCCATTCTCACCGCATGCAGCGAAGGCGACCCCAAGCCCCCTCCCACCGAGCCGGTGCCCCCGGCCACCTGGCACAAGGACGTCGCGCCGCTGATGCAGCAGAAGTGCGGAGGCTGTCACACCGAGGGAGGCATCGGCCCCTTCGCGCTCCAGACGTACGCCGACGCGCAGACCCACCGCGCTGCCATCAAGGAGTCCATCCAGTCCGGCACCATGCCGCCCTGGCCACCGTCCGCCGACTGCAACACGTACCAGCATGACCGCTCGCTCACCGCGGACCAGGTGGCCCTCATCACCCGCTGGGTGGACGAGGGCGCCGCCGAGGGCAACCCCGCGGACGCCGTCGCCGCCCCGCCTCCCACGGGCGGGCTGGCCCGCGTGGACCTCCGGCTGGAGATGCAGGACCCCTACCTGGCCCGGCGCTCCCCGGACGACTACCGCTGCTTCCTCATCGACTGGCCCGAGACGCGCACGCGCTACGTCACCGGCTTCCGCGTCGACCCGGGCAACCGCGCCACCGTCCACCACGTCATCGCCTATCACGCGAAGCCGGACCTGGTGCCCCTGTACCAGCAGCTCGACGACCAGGAGCCGGGCCCCGGCTACACCTGCTTCGGCGGCCCCGGCGGTGACCTCACCCGCGCGTCATGGATTGGCGCCTGGGTTCCCGGCACGCAGGGCCTCACCTTCCCCGCGGGCTCCGGCATCCGCGTCGACCCGGGCTCCAAGGTCATCCTCCAGGTCCACTACAACGACCATGGCGCGCGCGCCGTCGCGGACAAGTCCTCCGTCGCCCTCATGCTGGAGGACTCCGTGCAGAAGGTCGCCATCCTCCAGCCCTGGGCGAATCCCGACTGGCTCAACTCCCCCGCCACCATGCGCATCCCCGCGGGCGCCGCGGACGCCACCCACACCTGGTCCCAGGAGCTGACGCCCTTCGTCTCCTCCATCACCAGCGGCACCTTCGTGAACAACGTCCCCCTCACCATCCACACCGCCGCCCTGCACATGCACACCCGGGGCACCCGCGCCCGCGCGGAAATCGTGCGCCAGTCCGGCACCCGCGAGTGCCTGCTGGACATCCCCCGGTGGGACTTCCACTGGCAGGGCGGCTACAGCCTCCAGAAGCCCGTGCAGCTGTGGAACGGGGACCGGCTGAACGTGGAGTGCCACTGGGACAACAGCGCCCCAGGCGCCACCGACCGGCAGTGGGGAGAAGGCACCGACGACGAGATGTGCCTCGGCGCCTTCTACCTCACGCAGTAG
- a CDS encoding glycoside hydrolase family 31 protein — translation MRIDEMAVEPARLRLWGPRATLEVSCPLPGVLRLRHAPTSATVGFLHPQLPSKRSWAVVGASGLRPLEVTREEGRVRVRAEDVALELATDTGTWSFRDGEGRELARSTRVAGEVKAGYPMSTYRSWLTLHAPPGEAYLGFGEKVGPLDKRGMHFTFWNTDVMPHHPDTDPLYQSIPFFVGLRGGVAWGLLLDETWRSEVDVALEDAGQVAWESWGPELDCYLFTGPQPADVVRRYTTLTGRMPLPPLWSLGAQQSRWGYENAQEVRSVIRGYRARDLPLDCVYLDIDYMDTYKVWTWDRTRFPDPAALVRDAAAEGVRLVPIIDPALKQEPGWSVYEEARKRDYLVRYDRGDVLVGEVWPRPAVFPDLTREEVQRWWGGLHRDFVALGVAGFWNDMNEPSCFAVQPDVGILTISNERADGIGRVEGKTLPYDARHGDKRHLEVHNVYALGMAKGAWEALRELRPEARPFLLTRAGSAGIQRYAAVWTGDNSSHWTQLETSIPMLLGLGLSGVPFTGVDIPGFIGMPSGELLIRWMQTGTFYPLMRNHAGKGTQPQEPWRFGEPYLSLARDALKRRYRLLPTLYTLMHEASETGLPPLRPLALHAPGDTEAVAAFDQFLFGKDLLVAPVVRPGHTKRLAYLPEGLWLDWPGLERAGSIVEGGRHVIAEGPLDTVPVWLRAGGAVTLTRAAKHTTTANWDHLEWHLHAAAEIHGRLYEDAGDGYGDSRLTRVSGGLGAGVLKLERRVEGRLPLSRSEETIRVYGLPYASGVTGALSFKFERGVLEMRVAAGWSELTVDT, via the coding sequence ATGCGTATCGATGAGATGGCTGTCGAGCCTGCCCGCCTGCGGCTGTGGGGCCCGCGGGCCACCCTGGAAGTGTCGTGTCCCCTGCCCGGCGTGCTGCGACTGCGCCACGCGCCGACCTCCGCCACCGTCGGCTTCCTGCACCCCCAGCTTCCGTCCAAGCGCTCGTGGGCCGTGGTGGGCGCTTCGGGCCTGAGGCCCCTGGAGGTGACGCGCGAGGAGGGCCGCGTGCGGGTGCGCGCCGAGGACGTGGCGCTGGAGCTGGCGACGGACACCGGCACGTGGAGCTTCCGGGACGGTGAAGGGCGCGAGCTGGCGCGCAGCACGCGCGTGGCGGGCGAGGTGAAGGCCGGCTACCCGATGAGCACGTACCGCTCGTGGCTGACGCTGCACGCGCCGCCGGGCGAGGCCTACCTGGGCTTCGGCGAGAAGGTGGGCCCGCTGGACAAGCGCGGCATGCACTTCACGTTCTGGAACACGGACGTGATGCCGCACCACCCGGACACCGACCCGCTGTACCAGTCCATCCCCTTCTTCGTGGGCCTGCGCGGCGGCGTGGCGTGGGGGCTGCTGCTGGACGAGACGTGGCGCTCCGAGGTGGACGTGGCGCTGGAGGACGCGGGCCAGGTGGCCTGGGAGTCCTGGGGGCCGGAGCTGGACTGCTACCTCTTCACCGGGCCCCAGCCGGCGGACGTGGTGCGGCGCTACACCACGCTCACCGGCCGCATGCCGCTGCCGCCGCTGTGGAGCCTGGGCGCGCAGCAGAGCCGCTGGGGCTACGAGAACGCGCAGGAGGTGCGAAGCGTCATCCGCGGCTATCGCGCCAGGGATTTGCCGCTGGACTGCGTGTACCTCGACATCGACTACATGGACACCTACAAGGTCTGGACGTGGGACCGGACGCGCTTCCCGGACCCGGCCGCGCTCGTGCGCGACGCGGCGGCCGAGGGCGTGCGGCTGGTGCCCATCATCGACCCGGCGCTGAAGCAGGAGCCCGGGTGGTCCGTGTACGAGGAGGCGCGCAAGCGCGACTACCTGGTGCGGTATGACCGGGGCGACGTGCTGGTGGGCGAGGTATGGCCGCGCCCCGCCGTCTTCCCGGACCTGACGCGCGAGGAGGTGCAGCGCTGGTGGGGCGGCCTGCACCGCGACTTCGTGGCGCTGGGCGTGGCGGGCTTCTGGAACGACATGAACGAGCCGTCCTGCTTCGCGGTGCAGCCGGACGTGGGCATCCTCACCATCTCCAACGAGCGCGCCGACGGCATCGGCCGGGTGGAGGGCAAGACGCTGCCGTACGACGCCCGGCACGGCGACAAGCGACACCTGGAGGTGCACAACGTCTATGCCCTGGGCATGGCGAAGGGCGCGTGGGAGGCGCTGCGGGAGCTGCGGCCGGAGGCGCGCCCCTTCCTGCTGACGCGCGCGGGCTCGGCGGGCATCCAGCGCTACGCGGCGGTGTGGACGGGGGACAACTCCAGCCACTGGACGCAGTTGGAGACGTCCATTCCCATGCTGCTGGGGCTGGGCCTGTCGGGCGTGCCCTTCACGGGCGTGGACATCCCCGGCTTCATCGGCATGCCCAGCGGCGAGCTGCTCATCCGCTGGATGCAGACGGGGACGTTCTATCCGCTGATGCGCAACCACGCAGGCAAGGGCACCCAGCCGCAGGAGCCGTGGCGCTTCGGCGAGCCCTACCTGTCCCTGGCGCGCGACGCGCTGAAGCGCCGCTACCGGCTGCTGCCCACGCTCTACACGCTGATGCACGAGGCTTCAGAGACGGGCCTGCCCCCGCTGCGTCCGCTGGCGCTGCACGCGCCCGGTGACACCGAGGCGGTGGCGGCGTTCGACCAGTTCCTCTTCGGCAAGGACTTGCTGGTGGCGCCGGTGGTGCGCCCCGGGCACACGAAGCGGCTGGCGTACCTGCCGGAGGGGCTCTGGCTGGACTGGCCGGGGCTGGAGCGAGCGGGCTCGATTGTCGAGGGCGGCCGGCACGTCATCGCGGAGGGGCCGCTGGACACGGTGCCGGTGTGGCTGCGCGCGGGCGGCGCGGTGACGCTGACGCGGGCGGCGAAGCACACCACCACGGCCAACTGGGACCACCTGGAGTGGCACCTGCACGCGGCAGCGGAAATCCACGGCCGGCTCTACGAGGACGCGGGGGACGGGTACGGGGACTCGCGCCTCACGCGCGTGAGCGGTGGGCTGGGCGCGGGCGTCCTCAAGCTGGAGCGGCGGGTGGAGGGCCGGCTGCCGCTGTCGCGCTCGGAGGAGACGATTCGCGTGTACGGGCTGCCCTACGCGAGCGGGGTGACGGGCGCGCTGTCCTTCAAGTTCGAGCGCGGTGTGCTGGAGATGCGCGTGGCCGCGGGCTGGTCGGAGCTGACGGTGGACACCTGA
- a CDS encoding alpha/beta hydrolase — translation MAYDGARGVALQTLRSDGRLTARPKPAGGEAGPRGLHPLGLGGRRDGLLYVPEGYRPEQPAALVVMLHGAGGNARQMLGVLQDLADAEGFLLLSPESRGPTWDLIQGDYGQDVAFLDQVLADVFTRYAVDPERVVLGGFSDGASYALSLGLINGDLFRHLIAFSPGFAAARDTLGEPRLFVSHGEKDAVLPIALCSRRIVPQLEAVGLEVRYHEFKGGHVIPPEVAREAIDWLRAGRR, via the coding sequence ATGGCATACGACGGAGCGCGGGGCGTGGCCCTGCAGACGCTGAGGAGTGATGGACGGCTGACGGCGCGGCCGAAGCCGGCGGGAGGCGAGGCGGGCCCGCGCGGGCTGCACCCGCTGGGGCTCGGTGGCAGGCGCGACGGGCTGCTGTACGTGCCGGAGGGGTACCGGCCCGAGCAACCGGCGGCGCTGGTGGTGATGCTGCACGGCGCGGGAGGCAACGCGCGGCAGATGCTGGGGGTGCTGCAGGACCTGGCGGACGCGGAGGGCTTCCTCCTGCTGTCCCCCGAGTCGCGAGGCCCCACCTGGGACCTCATCCAGGGCGACTACGGCCAGGACGTGGCCTTCCTGGACCAGGTGCTGGCGGACGTCTTCACGCGCTATGCGGTGGACCCGGAGCGGGTGGTGCTCGGGGGCTTCTCGGACGGGGCGTCGTATGCGCTGTCGCTGGGCCTCATCAACGGCGACCTCTTCCGGCACCTCATCGCCTTCTCGCCGGGCTTCGCGGCCGCACGGGACACGCTGGGCGAGCCTCGCCTGTTCGTCTCCCACGGGGAAAAGGACGCCGTGCTTCCCATCGCGCTGTGCAGCCGGCGCATCGTCCCCCAACTGGAGGCGGTGGGCCTGGAGGTGCGCTACCACGAGTTCAAGGGCGGCCACGTGATTCCCCCCGAGGTGGCGCGCGAGGCCATCGACTGGCTCCGGGCGGGACGGCGATGA
- a CDS encoding protein kinase domain-containing protein — protein sequence MLTPRPASTPGATEQGELFAGRYEMLGLLGRGGMGAVYRARDTLVGDLVALKVLELGSTPAPEWLERFRREVRLARRVSHRHVARTFDLGEHAGRLFLSMEYVEGETLQTVLDRERALAPARAARIALALCEGLAAAHAAGVVHRDLKPANVLVEAGGRVVLTDFGIARATAGDTASSTQGLVGTPLYMSPEQLEGGEVDARADLYAMGLVLYQLLTGEPPFTGESAMAVAVARLRQPPPDPRLRAEVPDALAELVLRCLSREREARPDGAHAVAVALREWLVSVGELVEAPLTPAPGVSTGGDFHPTMATGTDARRPTPRTPLRVGEHSLAVLPLRFMGAREQEFLGEGVTEALIDLLSRTRGMRVQSSGATARFRQERDPRVAARELGVALVVDGTVQGSGKTLRATLRVVEGASGTQLWSGRFDETDEDPFALQDRLAQRLAEALRGELLIVAYRDAVPPDALARYRQGAAHLRAMSRQMAEEVVTPLEELIAASPAFLPAVALHAVAVLRAGFLRATEAERDWHAMARASLERAQRLAPDVVETQHARAILATHEGRWRDAVVALRGILDAAPTYAPALQMLGSLQCEAGRAGEGMARLRLAYALDPTLAIALMEVARCSALHGEWDAYHWCTERLDAQPLLSLPTLIVRMRVAAWNGDLDEVRRCRTELSDDPSPIAAYAANYCTVVLGELDVAEAAAALDEVLSRKLNSRFASMLCQLATEQMSIRGDTERALHYLQRAADTSLIDLEWMERCSVLAPLRSLPGFAEARRKVRARVETIWSA from the coding sequence ATGCTCACGCCCCGGCCGGCCTCCACGCCGGGGGCGACGGAGCAGGGCGAGCTGTTCGCGGGGCGCTACGAGATGCTGGGCCTGCTGGGGCGCGGCGGGATGGGCGCCGTGTACCGGGCGCGCGACACGCTGGTGGGAGACCTGGTCGCGCTGAAGGTGCTGGAGCTGGGCTCCACGCCCGCCCCGGAGTGGCTGGAGCGCTTCCGCCGCGAGGTCCGCCTCGCCCGGCGCGTCTCGCACCGCCACGTGGCGCGGACGTTCGACCTGGGCGAGCACGCCGGGCGGCTCTTTCTCTCCATGGAGTACGTGGAGGGAGAGACCCTGCAGACCGTGCTGGATCGGGAGCGCGCCCTGGCGCCTGCACGGGCGGCGCGCATCGCGCTGGCCCTCTGCGAGGGCCTGGCCGCGGCGCATGCCGCCGGCGTCGTCCACCGGGACCTCAAGCCCGCCAACGTGCTGGTGGAGGCGGGCGGCCGCGTGGTGCTGACCGACTTCGGCATCGCCCGGGCGACGGCGGGGGACACGGCCTCGAGCACGCAGGGGCTGGTGGGCACGCCGCTGTACATGTCCCCCGAGCAGCTCGAGGGCGGCGAGGTGGACGCGCGCGCGGACCTGTACGCCATGGGGCTGGTGCTCTACCAGTTGCTCACCGGCGAGCCGCCCTTCACCGGCGAGTCGGCCATGGCGGTGGCCGTCGCCCGGCTGCGGCAGCCACCGCCGGACCCACGTCTGCGGGCAGAGGTGCCGGACGCGCTCGCGGAGCTGGTGCTGCGCTGTCTCTCACGAGAGCGGGAGGCGCGGCCCGACGGGGCCCACGCCGTGGCGGTGGCGCTGCGCGAGTGGCTCGTCTCCGTGGGTGAGCTCGTGGAGGCGCCCCTGACGCCGGCACCAGGAGTCTCCACCGGCGGGGACTTCCATCCCACGATGGCGACGGGCACGGACGCCAGGCGCCCGACGCCGCGCACGCCGCTGCGCGTGGGCGAGCATTCGCTGGCGGTGCTGCCGCTGCGCTTCATGGGCGCTCGCGAGCAGGAGTTCCTGGGCGAGGGGGTGACGGAGGCCCTCATCGACCTGCTGTCGCGCACGCGCGGCATGCGGGTGCAGAGCAGCGGGGCCACGGCCCGCTTCCGCCAGGAGCGCGACCCCCGGGTGGCGGCGCGGGAGCTGGGCGTGGCGCTGGTGGTGGACGGGACGGTACAGGGGTCGGGGAAGACGTTGCGTGCCACGCTGCGCGTGGTGGAGGGCGCTTCCGGCACCCAGCTCTGGAGCGGCCGCTTCGACGAGACTGACGAGGACCCGTTCGCGCTCCAGGACCGGCTGGCGCAGCGACTGGCGGAGGCCCTGCGCGGCGAGTTGCTCATCGTGGCGTACCGTGACGCCGTCCCTCCCGACGCGCTGGCGCGCTACCGGCAGGGGGCCGCCCACCTGCGCGCCATGTCCCGGCAGATGGCCGAGGAGGTCGTCACCCCGCTGGAGGAACTCATCGCGGCGTCGCCGGCCTTCCTCCCGGCGGTGGCACTGCATGCCGTGGCCGTCCTGCGAGCCGGGTTCCTGCGCGCCACGGAGGCCGAGCGCGACTGGCACGCCATGGCGCGGGCCAGCCTGGAGCGGGCCCAGCGGCTGGCGCCGGACGTGGTGGAGACGCAGCACGCGCGAGCCATCCTGGCCACCCACGAGGGGCGCTGGCGCGACGCCGTGGTGGCGCTGCGCGGCATCCTCGACGCGGCGCCCACCTATGCGCCGGCGCTGCAGATGCTGGGCAGCCTGCAGTGCGAGGCAGGACGGGCGGGCGAGGGGATGGCGCGGCTGCGGCTCGCGTATGCCCTGGACCCCACGCTGGCCATCGCGTTGATGGAGGTCGCCCGCTGCAGCGCGCTGCACGGGGAGTGGGACGCCTACCACTGGTGTACGGAGCGGCTGGATGCGCAGCCGCTGCTGTCGCTGCCCACGCTCATCGTCCGCATGCGCGTCGCCGCGTGGAACGGGGACCTCGACGAGGTCCGGCGGTGCCGGACCGAGCTGAGCGACGACCCGAGCCCGATTGCCGCCTACGCCGCCAACTACTGCACCGTCGTGCTGGGCGAGCTGGACGTGGCGGAGGCGGCCGCCGCGCTGGATGAGGTGCTCTCCCGGAAGCTGAACTCCCGCTTCGCATCGATGCTGTGCCAGCTCGCCACGGAGCAGATGAGCATCCGGGGCGACACGGAACGTGCGCTCCACTACCTCCAGCGGGCGGCGGACACCTCGCTCATCGACCTGGAGTGGATGGAGCGCTGCTCGGTGCTCGCACCCCTGCGCTCGCTGCCGGGCTTCGCGGAGGCGCGGCGCAAGGTGCGCGCCCGGGTGGAGACCATCTGGTCCGCGTGA
- a CDS encoding endo alpha-1,4 polygalactosaminidase: MRSALARLSWALLAVLAACGGSSSDDAPDGPYEGPPVAWEGVSSFTYQLTNYADDRLDQIAGSKFDLAVIELARDGHSNYFTAAEIGALKASGKQVLAYFEIGAIEEYRPEWAQVPADLKLGPVDGWPDEQYVKYWDERWWPVVQGRLDRALAGGFTGCYLDMVVTYEEIPANAAGTNRADLARKMVDLIARINQYVKARNPAFKVMPQNSPELVDQTGYLAAIDGLGMEDMYWSDDEACDEDWCEENRANAGRVRAAGKLVLSTDYAVRSSHVADAYTRSRAAGFVPYASVRALDRMTVNAGWDPQ, translated from the coding sequence ATGAGAAGCGCCCTTGCCCGGCTGTCATGGGCCCTGCTCGCCGTGCTCGCTGCCTGTGGTGGCTCGTCTTCGGATGACGCGCCGGATGGCCCGTACGAGGGCCCTCCCGTGGCCTGGGAGGGGGTGAGCAGCTTCACGTACCAGCTGACGAACTACGCGGATGACCGACTGGACCAGATTGCCGGCTCGAAGTTCGACCTGGCCGTCATCGAGCTGGCGAGAGACGGGCACAGCAACTACTTCACCGCCGCGGAAATCGGGGCGCTCAAGGCCAGCGGCAAGCAGGTGCTGGCGTACTTCGAGATTGGCGCCATCGAGGAGTACCGGCCCGAGTGGGCGCAGGTGCCCGCGGACCTGAAGCTGGGGCCGGTGGATGGGTGGCCGGACGAGCAGTACGTGAAGTACTGGGACGAGCGCTGGTGGCCCGTTGTCCAGGGGCGGCTGGACCGGGCGCTCGCGGGGGGCTTCACGGGCTGCTACCTGGACATGGTGGTGACGTACGAGGAGATTCCGGCCAACGCGGCGGGCACCAACCGGGCGGACCTGGCGCGCAAGATGGTGGACCTCATCGCGCGCATCAACCAGTACGTGAAGGCGCGCAACCCGGCCTTCAAGGTGATGCCGCAGAACTCGCCCGAGCTCGTCGACCAGACGGGCTACCTGGCCGCCATCGACGGACTGGGCATGGAGGACATGTACTGGTCCGACGACGAGGCGTGCGACGAGGACTGGTGCGAGGAGAATCGCGCCAACGCCGGGCGAGTCCGGGCGGCGGGCAAGCTGGTGCTGTCCACGGACTACGCGGTGCGGTCCTCGCACGTGGCGGATGCATACACGCGCTCGCGCGCGGCGGGCTTCGTGCCCTACGCCTCCGTGCGTGCGCTGGACCGGATGACCGTCAATGCCGGGTGGGACCCGCAGTAG
- a CDS encoding glucose 1-dehydrogenase translates to MGILTGKVAIVTGASSGIGFATAVALAAEGAKVVASARRAAQGEKLIALIKDRGGEATWVNTDVRVEGDVREMVRTAVSKYGRLDCAFNNAGTGVMKPLHETTNEDYDALMDVNLRGAFWCMKYELQAMLEGGGGSIVNCASVGGTGALPGISVYSATKSALLALTRGAAVEYAQRGIRVNAVSPGVVESEMGTSGWRLDDPRARAFASSLHPMNRVGAPEEIASVVSFLFSDKASFLTGQDVIVDGGLLAAANGATQMLMAAR, encoded by the coding sequence ATGGGAATTCTCACAGGCAAGGTGGCAATCGTGACGGGCGCGAGCTCGGGTATCGGCTTCGCGACGGCGGTTGCGCTCGCAGCGGAGGGCGCGAAGGTGGTGGCGAGCGCGCGTCGCGCGGCGCAGGGTGAGAAGCTCATCGCGCTCATCAAGGACCGGGGCGGCGAGGCCACGTGGGTGAACACGGACGTGCGCGTGGAGGGCGACGTGCGTGAGATGGTGCGCACCGCCGTGTCGAAGTACGGGCGGCTCGACTGCGCCTTCAACAACGCGGGCACGGGCGTCATGAAGCCCCTGCATGAGACGACCAACGAGGACTACGACGCGCTGATGGACGTCAACCTGCGCGGCGCCTTCTGGTGCATGAAGTACGAGCTGCAGGCCATGCTCGAGGGCGGTGGTGGCTCCATCGTCAACTGCGCGTCGGTGGGCGGCACGGGCGCGCTGCCGGGCATCTCCGTCTACAGCGCGACCAAGTCGGCCCTCCTCGCGCTCACGCGGGGCGCCGCCGTGGAGTATGCGCAGCGCGGCATCCGGGTGAATGCGGTGAGCCCCGGCGTCGTCGAGTCGGAGATGGGCACCTCGGGCTGGCGCCTGGACGACCCGCGGGCCCGCGCCTTCGCCTCCTCGCTCCACCCGATGAACCGGGTGGGCGCGCCGGAGGAGATTGCCAGCGTCGTCTCGTTCCTCTTCAGCGACAAGGCGTCCTTCCTCACCGGCCAGGACGTCATCGTGGATGGCGGTCTGCTGGCGGCGGCCAATGGCGCCACGCAGATGTTGATGGCCGCGCGCTGA
- a CDS encoding endo alpha-1,4 polygalactosaminidase, which translates to MRVAVARMSWVLLAVLAACGGPPSSETLEEQEARVLANAQTLTCSSLQVLRGSIGSGQGVQGLATQTLSGTQDRWAEYVEFSPNTSVTCTYPLPAGVSAATVTAAELGVNFRGPAKSAMRWVFEAWDYTTGAWVVVGDNAFATSWRWSATSLALPAPVGRFLSGGPVKLRYRTESSADASLLDLLVVRVQVSGTDAGSPVDAGTPTDAGTPVDAGTPTDAGTPGDGGTPLPWTGVSSFTYQLTNYADDRLDQIAGSKFDLAVVELARDGHSNYFTAAEIGALKASGKQVLAYFEIGAIEEYRPEWAQVPADLKLGPVDGWPDEQYVKYWDERWWPVVQGRLDRALAGGFTGCYLDMVVTYEEIPANAAGTNRADLARKMVDLIARINQYAKARNPAFKVMPQNSPELVDQTGYLAAIDGLGMEDMYWSDDVACSESWCAENRANAARVRAAGKLVLSVDYAVQAAHVADAYTRARAAGFVPYVSVRALDRMTVNAGWDPQ; encoded by the coding sequence ATGAGAGTCGCCGTCGCCCGGATGTCATGGGTCCTGCTCGCCGTGCTCGCCGCCTGTGGAGGGCCGCCTTCGAGCGAAACGCTGGAGGAGCAGGAGGCACGGGTGCTGGCCAACGCCCAGACGCTCACCTGCTCCAGCCTCCAGGTGCTCCGGGGCTCCATCGGCTCGGGGCAGGGCGTGCAGGGGCTTGCCACGCAGACGCTCAGCGGCACGCAGGACCGCTGGGCGGAGTACGTGGAGTTCAGCCCCAACACCTCGGTGACGTGCACCTATCCGCTGCCCGCGGGCGTGAGCGCCGCGACGGTGACGGCCGCGGAGCTGGGAGTGAACTTCCGAGGGCCCGCGAAGTCGGCGATGCGCTGGGTGTTCGAGGCCTGGGACTACACGACGGGGGCCTGGGTGGTGGTGGGTGACAACGCCTTCGCCACCTCGTGGCGGTGGAGCGCGACGTCGCTGGCGCTGCCCGCACCGGTGGGCCGCTTCCTGAGCGGCGGCCCGGTGAAGCTGCGCTACCGCACCGAGTCCTCTGCGGATGCCTCGCTGCTCGACCTGCTGGTGGTGCGCGTCCAGGTGTCGGGCACCGACGCGGGCTCGCCGGTGGACGCGGGCACGCCCACGGATGCCGGCACGCCGGTGGACGCCGGCACGCCTACGGACGCCGGCACGCCGGGGGATGGCGGGACGCCGCTGCCCTGGACGGGCGTCAGCAGCTTCACGTACCAGCTGACGAACTACGCGGATGACCGGCTGGACCAGATTGCCGGCTCGAAGTTCGACCTGGCCGTCGTCGAGCTGGCGCGAGACGGGCACAGCAACTACTTCACCGCCGCGGAAATCGGGGCGCTCAAGGCCAGCGGCAAGCAGGTGCTGGCGTACTTCGAGATTGGCGCCATCGAGGAGTACCGGCCCGAGTGGGCGCAGGTGCCCGCGGACCTGAAGCTGGGGCCAGTGGATGGGTGGCCGGACGAGCAGTACGTCAAGTACTGGGACGAGCGCTGGTGGCCCGTTGTCCAGGGGCGGCTGGACCGGGCGCTCGCGGGGGGCTTCACCGGGTGCTACCTGGACATGGTGGTGACGTACGAGGAGATTCCGGCCAACGCGGCGGGCACCAACCGGGCGGACCTGGCGCGCAAGATGGTGGACCTCATCGCGCGCATCAACCAGTACGCGAAGGCGCGCAACCCGGCCTTCAAGGTGATGCCGCAGAACTCGCCCGAGCTCGTCGACCAGACGGGCTACCTGGCCGCCATCGACGGACTGGGCATGGAGGACATGTACTGGTCCGACGACGTGGCGTGCAGCGAGTCATGGTGCGCGGAGAACCGCGCGAATGCCGCGCGCGTCCGGGCGGCGGGCAAGCTGGTGCTCTCCGTCGACTACGCGGTGCAGGCCGCGCACGTGGCGGATGCGTACACGCGCGCGCGCGCCGCGGGCTTCGTGCCCTACGTCTCCGTACGCGCGCTGGACCGGATGACGGTCAATGCCGGGTGGGACCCGCAGTAG